A window from Gymnogyps californianus isolate 813 chromosome 27, ASM1813914v2, whole genome shotgun sequence encodes these proteins:
- the INKA2 gene encoding PAK4-inhibitor INKA2, which yields MDHHLRRLKQELFITNSSSFYVKCVTTEPLSMKEVGDGLHEQMNCMMGALQELKLLQVQTALEQLDISGSRSTASGIEQHQCCRSSSDVPGARQDERLRGEASVDERSPTSLACAVPRPVGLSHPAALPEGGHLRDTPSSFRSLCGEDVYHPKGPSSASSRAEHVRPRTFEPSSQGIAGGWPACRECPGCDDGHDWTSSLMSQSRNRQPLVLGDNIFADLVGNWLDLPELDKKGEKSEASLSMSRSQELCRKFSLTANIFKKFLRSVRPDRDRLLKEKPCWLPPEDKQPEISKRPKKMNKLKGTFYFPLHGNIQNHHSKAERCPKAESNSEKPKIGTKKVHDTIDYTQSGFDINTAVWV from the exons ATGGACCACCACCTGCGCCGGCTGAAGCAGGAGCTG TTCATCACAAATTCCAGTTCCTTCTACGTGAAGTGTGTGACCACAGAGCCA CTCTCCATGAAGGAGGTCGGGGACGGGCTGCACGAGCAGATGAACTGCATGATGGGTGCACTGCAGGAGCTGAAACTCCTCCAGGTCCAGACAGCTTTGGAGCAGCTGGACATCTCAGGGAGCCGCAGCACCGCTTCTGGCATTGAGCAGCACCAGTGCTGCCGAAGCAGCAGCGACGTGCCCGGGGCCCGGCAGGACGAGCGGCTGCGGGGGGAGGCGTCGGTGGACGAGCGCAGCCCCACGTCCCTCGCGTGTGCCGTGCCACGGCCGGTGGGTTTGTCCCATCCTGCTGCGCTCCCGGAGGGTGGCCACCTTAGAGACACCCCCTCCTCCTTCAGGAGCCTCTGCGGTGAGGATGTTTATCACCCAAAAGGACCTTCCTCTGCATCGAGCAGAGCAGAGCACGTCCGCCCAAGGACATTCGAGCCCAGTAGCCAGGGCATAGCTGGGGGGTGGCCAGCATGCCGGGAGTGCCCGGGGTGTGATGATGGCCATGACTGGACATCCTCCCTAATGTCCCAGAGCAGGAATCGGCAGCCGCTGGTCTTGGGGGATAACATCTTTGCAGACTTGGTTGGGAACTGGTTGGATCTGCCAGAGCTGGAtaagaagggagagaagagcgAGGCGTCCCTGTCCATGAGCAGAtcccaggagctctgcaggaaGTTCTCCCTCACAGCCAACATCTTCAAGAAGTTCCTGAGGAGCGTTCGGCCAGACCGAGACAGGCTTCTCAAGGAGAAACCTTGCTGGCTTCCGCCTGAAGACAAACAGCCCGAAATTTCTAAGAGACCCAAAAAGATGAACAAACTCAAGGGGACATTTTACTTCCCACTTCACGGGAACATCCAGAACCATCACAGCAAAGCGGAGAGGTGCccaaaggcagaaagcaatAGCGAGAAACCCAAAATTGGCACCAAGAAAGTCCACGATACCATAGACTACACCCAGTCTGGGTTTGACATCAATACTGCCGTTTGGGTCTGA
- the DDX20 gene encoding LOW QUALITY PROTEIN: probable ATP-dependent RNA helicase DDX20 (The sequence of the model RefSeq protein was modified relative to this genomic sequence to represent the inferred CDS: inserted 2 bases in 2 codons), protein MEGLECHVFIGGTPLNQDKIRLKKCHIAVGSPGRIKQLIELDYLNTASIRLFILDEADKLLEEGSFQEQINWIYSSLPANKQMLAVSATYPESLANALTRYMREPTFVRLNPTDPSLIGLKQYYKIVNSHPLPHKTFEEKTQHLQELFSKIPFNQALVFSNLHSRAQHLAEILTSRGFPAECISGSMNQNQRLDAMAKLKQFHCRVLISTDLTSRGIDAEKVNLVINLDVPVDWETYMHRIGRAGRFGTLGLSVTYCCRGEEENMMMKIAQKCNLQLLPLPEPIPPGMMDQFEDGEVEVKPVIHRGASVNSDTVCLRPEEPVLQPVQNSFSEVPQPLSDLPGDNSSVERPKKALKQKQIKKCTNSANTEKGSTNPQTSSCRTEQRNRVKTVSRMDGRHDTQAPDEEALKKNLPRIPCLSSFKNQPKNSWSFSEFVEDYEYFIKEGLEREVEILRSYSGPGEQCELPRNGGVEWKEVEHNRETVANGVVSGDSDGSYSSRASSSSXENNSCFEAFSDTQEKNAVPTVRQGHAGFCPTPEKPPELSQVPKQNQVKKKVLKQNAKQKKSNXHQLSSPSMRKTEDDCSCSSWDDGVPYEAWSYKNYWKSYYQAWQNYYAAVSHYRKSYRQFNWMNAYHVNSVYLQELLKSGD, encoded by the exons atggaagGCTTGGAATGCCACGTCTTCATTGGAGGGACTCCTTTGAACCAGGACAAAATCAGATTAAAGAAGTGCCACATAGCAGTTGGCTCCCCAG GTCGAATAAAACAGCTCATAGAGTTGGACTACTTGAATACAGCCAGTATCCGGCTTTTCATTCTTGATGAAGCAGACAAGCTTCTAGAAGAAGGCAGCTTTCAGGAACAAATCAA TTGGATTTACTCTTCACTACCGGCCAATAAACAGATGCTTGCTGTTTCAGCTACTTATCCTGAATCATTAGCTAATGCTTTGACCAGGTACATGAGAGAGCCAACATTTGTGAGGTTGAACCCTACTGATCCAAGTCTCATTG GGCTGAAGCAGTATTATAAAATTGTGAATTCCCATCCGCTCCCGCATAAGACATTTGAGGAGAAAACCCAGCACCTACAGGAGTTATTCAGCAAGATTCCATTTAATCAAGCCTTAGTCTTCTCAAATTTGCATAGCAG GGCTCAACATCTAGCTGAAATACTAACATCCAGAGGCTTTCCTGCTGAATGCATTTCGG GCAGCATGAATCAAAATCAACGACTTGATGCTATGGCTAAATTAAAGCAATTCCACTGTAGAGTTCTGATTTCTACAGACTTG ACATCTCGCGGAATTGATGCTGAAAAAGTGAATCTGGTTATCAACCTGGATGTACCCGTAGACTGGGAAACGTACATGCATCGTATTGGCAGAGCTGGGCGCTTTG GAACTTTAGGTTTATCTGTGACATACTGCTGCCGcggagaggaagaaaacatgatgATGAAAATTGCTCAGAAGTGTAATCTTCAGCTTCTTCCTCTACCAG AGCCTATACCTCCTGGAATGATGGATCAATTTGAAGATGGGGAGGTAGAAGTCAAACCTGTTATACATAGAGGTGCTTCAGTGAATTCTGACACTGTGTGTCTTAGACCAGAGGAACCAGTACTGCAGCCTGTCCAAAATAGTTTTTCAGAGGTACCTCAGCCTCTTTCTGATCTTCCAGGTGATAATTCTTCTGTAGAAAGGCCAAAAAAGGCTCTGAAgcaaaagcagattaaaaagtgcacaaattctgcaaatacagaaaaaggtaGTACAAACCCCCAAACTTCCAGTTGCCGCACAGAACAGAGGAATCGAGTGAAAACCGTCTCCAGAATGGATGGACGACATGACACTCAGGCTCCAGATGAGgaggccttaaaaaaaaatcttcccagaATTCCATGCTTGTCTTCTTTCAAAAACCAACCGAAGAATTCCTGGAGCTTCTCAGAGTTTGTTGAAGACTATGAGTATTTCATTAAAGAAGGGTTAGAGAGAGAGGTTGAAATTTTAAGAAGCTATTCAGGCCCAGGAGAACAATGTGAGCTCCCCAGAAATGGTGGTGTAGAGTGGAAAGAGGTGGAACATAATAGAGAGACGGTAGCAAACGGTGTTGTGTCTGGTGACAGTGATGGTTCGTACAGTTCCAGGGCTTCCTCCAGTA AGGAAAATAACTCATGCTTTGAAGCATTTTCAGATACACAGGAGAAGAATGCTGTTCCCACAGTGCGTCAGGGTCATGCAGGCTTCTGTCCTACACCGGAGAAGCCTCCGGAGCTATCACAAGTCCCAAAGCAAAatcaagtgaaaaagaaagttctgaaacaaaatgctaaacaaaagaaaagca tacatCAATTGTCTAGTCCTTCCatgagaaaaactgaagacgactgctcctgcagctcttggGATGATGGTGTTCCATATGAGGCTTGGAGTTACAAAAACTACTGGAAATCTTATTATCAAGCGTGGCAAAACTACTATGCTGCAGTGTCTCACTATAGGAAAAGTTACAGACAATTTAACTGGATGAATGCCTATCATGTCAACTCAGTCTATCTTCAGGAACTGCTGAAAAGTGGTGATTGA